In Scleropages formosus chromosome 10, fSclFor1.1, whole genome shotgun sequence, a single genomic region encodes these proteins:
- the LOC114911701 gene encoding NF-kappa-B inhibitor delta-like: protein MTVFDLYLTGNSVTPLLVAATANQPHVACGLIRLGAHVNAADNKGQTALYLAATYGYQEVILMYDTSNCELGKKQRIQISTESTTALDVKGFDFEALCPPAAILNPMQAHGNTALHMTAGLNVDDGHQEAIIRLLLANGADLSLLNYYDKDQPIHLLPPGPQICSLQIALNLSTSQNSPPFSANSKLSTPSHTTQKVKAKSPLQL from the exons ATGACTGTATTTGACCTGTACCTGACTG GGAACAGCGTG ACTCCCTTGCTGGTGGCAGCGACTGCCAACCAACCACACGTTGCTTGTGGCCTCATCAGGCTGGGTGCTCACGTGAATGCAGCCGACAACAAAGGCCAGACCGCCCTATATTTGGCAGCTACCTATGGCTATCAGGAGGTCATTCTG ATGTATGATACTTCGAACTGTGAACTTGGCAAGAAGCAAAGAATCCAGATCTCAACAGA GTCAACAACAGCACTGGATGTGAAAGGGTTTGACTTTGAGG CTCTATGTCCCCCTGCTGCCATTCTAAATCCCATGCAGGCCCATGGAAACACTGCTCTGCATATGACTGCTGGCCTGAATGTTGACGATGGGCACCAGGAGGCCATTATCAGGCTGTTGTTAGCAAATGGAGCGGATCTAAGCCTCCTTAACTACTATGACAAAGATCAGCCCATTCATCTGCTCCCTCCTGGCCCTCAGA TTTGCAGCCTGCAGATTGCTTTGAACCTCTCCACTTCACAAAACagtcctcctttctcagccaaCAGCAAGCTATCCACGCCCTCTCACACTACTCAAAAGGTGAAGGCCAAGTCTCCACTCCAACTGTAG
- the pou2af1 gene encoding POU domain class 2-associating factor 1, producing the protein MHWEKSTSAERAGSKPYQGVRVKDPVKELLRRKRGSDIASSKPAPSTAVVVPNNANALSSYTQIGSLGFSEAGTTAEERMIVDDGTLCSGWIAQPAAATLQPVTHWASPEFLPADHNAPAYTTDVYVQPVCPSYTVVGPPSMLTYTHTPLFTNFGTRPTSSQGLPQVDLLDSSVAYLPWAQPLATFSAPAMQCSPCTAPFPTTQLLSESVSVEVPEPDPERLEDARNVVASLPLEKLLEEDDEKDTYVTDPSLFIQDV; encoded by the exons ATGCACTGGGAGAAAT CAACGTCTGCGGAGAGGGCTGGAAGCAAACCGTACCAGGGTGTGCGGGTCAAAGATCCTGTGAAAGAGCtactgaggaggaagaggggaagCGACATCGCTAGTAGCAAACCTGCCCCAAGTACTGCG gtAGTGGTCCCAAACAATGCAAATGCTTTGTCATCATATACACAGATTG GGTCATTGGGCTTTTCTGAGGCAGGAACTACTGCGGAAGAAAGGATGATAGTGGACGATGGGACATTGTGCTCAGGATGGATTGCACAACCAGCCGCTGCAACTTTGCAGCCTGTGACCCACTGGGCCAGCCCGGAATTTCTGCCTGCTGATCATAATGCTCCAGCCTACACCACTGATGTGTACGTTCAGCCTGTTTGCCCCAGTTACACCGTGGTGGGCCCACCCTCCATGCTGACGTACACCCACACGCCTCTCTTCACTAACTTTGGG ACCAGACCCACATCGTCCCAAGGCCTGCCACAGGTAGACCTCCTGGACTCTTCAGTAGCCTACCTGCCATGGGCTCAGCCGCTGGCCACCTTCTCAGCACCTGCCATGCAGTGCTCACCATGCACGGCTCCCTTCCCCACTACCCAACTGCTCTCTGAGTCTGTGTCAGTGGAGGtgccagagcctgacccagaGCGGCTGGAAGACGCTCGCAATGTTGTGGCCAGCCTGCCACTGGAGAAACTTCTGGAAGAGGATGATGAGAAAGACACGTACGTGACTGACCCCTCACTCTTTATCCAGGATGTCTGA